In one Nicotiana tomentosiformis chromosome 6, ASM39032v3, whole genome shotgun sequence genomic region, the following are encoded:
- the LOC138893397 gene encoding uncharacterized protein — protein sequence MPTHYDFENEHPEGHVLIQLPEDDIFNRDLVDAQSQEENNDYDNNADESGVNTPFPDEGDNEEKENVGLDLTREHAPPPVRPRVYESRVAFHSGEIPYLDHLPSMPDVDALTRDIDEIRTAMWDESRARVLSKGMLFPDKARLTRAVLMYSVKEYREITTHDSSPDVYKVVYRRWFTGCNWMMYARKKKINMWVVGKYIGTHNCEMDTSNGNHFNLNVDLISLVLIPHIEVSIRNKIKECITSVHHEYGCTITKRKAFLGCKRAFEIIYGNWDKSFASLPRYMAALQYFNPGTVVDWKLERSPRIPKHIFLNQQLMVFYIVGR from the exons ATGCCAACACATtacgattt tgaaaacgagcatccTGAAGGTCATGTCCTTATTCAATTGCCAGAAGATGACATATTTAATCGAGATCTGGTagatgcacagagtcaggaagagaataatgattatgacaacaatgccgatgagtctggagttaacacacccttccctgatgagggtgataaTGAGGAGAAAGAGAATGTTGGACTTGATTTGActagggagcatgctccaccccccgttagaccaagagtgtacgagtcccgcGTGGCATTTCATTCaggggagattccctaccttgaccatttgccaagtatgccggatgtggatgccctcacaagggatattgacgaaattcggacagcaatgtgggatgaatctagagcaaggGTGCtatcaaagggcatgctttttcccgATAAAGCGCGCCTAACCAGGGCGGTGCTaatgtacagcgtaaaagagtATCGTGAGATCACAACACACGATTCATCTCCAGATGTATACAAGGTAGTCTAtcgtagatggtttacgggttgtaattggatgatgtatgcgaggaagaagaaaataaatatgtgggttgtgggtaaatacattggcacccacaattgtgaaatggacacatccaatgggaatcattttaacttgaatgttgacttgatttctcttgttttgattccacacattgaagtgTCCATAAGGAACAaaatcaaagagtgtataacatcagTCCACCACGAATATGGgtgcaccattaccaaaagaaaggcatttctcgggtgcAAACGTgcatttgaaattatttatggtaactgggataagtcttttgcatctctacccaggtacatggctgcattgcaatactttaaccccgggactgttgttgaTTGGAAGCTCGAGCGGAGTCCGAGAATACCAAAACATATATTCTTAAACCAACAATTAATGGTTTTCTAcattgtcggccggtaa